The Coffea arabica cultivar ET-39 chromosome 9c, Coffea Arabica ET-39 HiFi, whole genome shotgun sequence nucleotide sequence aaaatgtaattttttttggagTTAGTATTGAGAGAGATTGACAACCAAGAATAACTTAGTCAATAAGACACCGTAACTTAGTTAGTAAAACGCTTTACTTATAATCGATATGTCGAGTTATCAAGGTGCTAAAATGAAAAATCACTATTGATTctcttagaaaaaaaaagagaaaaggaataaAGATGTATTTTCTACCATCTACAATTTGTCACTACAAATTGTTTTAGGTGTATTTAAAAGGGTTAATTTCACATTAGTCCTGTATAGTGGTTTAAAGTTTTAATTTGGTcatttaaagttttaaaatgAATCCATTTAATCCCCTTCAATTGAGAAGTCTGATTTTGATCCTCAAAAGTAGCAAGAGCTATCAATTTGGTccatcaaattaaaaaaaaaaaatctcaatttggtcctttaaacaagaaagttgttctaattttgatcaatttatcatattttgttaaaggattaatcttttatatactGACATTGTACATACAATCACCATTAGATACATGACAACTCacttgaatttaaaattaaaatccaAATTTTGTTCATATGTCATGCATCCAACTGTGATAATGTATGTattgtcagtatatataagatttactctttgtTAAATACATTAATATTTTGCTTATTATAAAAGATTTAacttcaaaaagagaaaaataagcaAAGTTTAGTTGTTCTCCAAGAAACATTCACtcattaatcttttttttttcatgataaATGGGTGGTCTTTAGctacttatttttatttcagTATGCAGCAATGTAGTAGTTTCATCCGGACATAAAAGGAGCGTGCTAATTTGGTGAAAAAAGTTACATGTCATTTAAATCACTAAAGTTGGAAAAAACTTAAAATAGAATGACAGTAAATCttattagttttgtttctttacgGTTTAATTCTTTCATAGTTATCAAATCATTAATATGAGGATAACATTTTTATACATTGTTAGCgtatatatttttgttttttacacTTGCAGGTCCAAATCACATCACAtaacatgaattcaaattttaaatttaaatcataTATATGTGACATATATCCAAAGTTTAGTGTATACAGAGTTAATCCTTAGTATAATTCAATATATTAGGTTTAAAAGATCAAGTTGGAACATTTTTTGtctcaatttggcaaaccaatTTGAGATGTTCTAGTTTGAGGGACTAAAATTTTCGAGGAATGAAAATTATCAAATGAGACTTTTCGATGTGAATGCCAAACAGAATAAAGATAGGGTTAATTATATTTACCTTTCCTgaggtttgaccatattaccaatcaatctctgtaatttgtccaaataacggtctcaccctttgaatgatcaaacatttaacaaaaatcCCCTTAATGAcgaaaatgcccttattgaggccatgttatattaaaaaaagaacatatttttattttattaactctgaagcaatccaaaaaaatagaaaaagtttttacttattattttataaaaaccatatatttgcttccataaataattttgaatcaatacttattttaaatcttaaaaatgaatattaacaattagataaattgaaagaaaaataaaaaagaagcaattattttaaatcctcaagATGGTTCAAATTTGTGGTTCAAGGCATGTTGTGGAGAGCACAAGGCATGTTTTCCTCAATTTGAACCATACTccaggaattaaaataatttcttcttttttttattttctttcaatttatctaatttttaatatttatttttaagatttaaaataattattgattcaaaactatttatggaagcaaagatatgatttttataaaataataagcaaaaattttttctttttttttggattgtttcaggattaataaaataaaaatatgttctgttttttaatgcaacatagcctcaataagggcattttcggcattaagggggtttttgttaaatgtttgatcattcaaagggcGAGACCGttatttgaataaattataGGGACtgattggtaatatggtcaaacctcaggggaggtaaatgcAATTAACCCATAAAGATATTGCACTTTAGAGGACCatattgaaatttaaaaattaaccCATTGTGGATCCCTCAATCCAAATCCGGGTAAAGCTATAAAAGGTAATGTAGAAAAGAGAAATACGTAAAGATGACTAGACTAAAAAGACAAATACATGGGATAGCGACAGTCATCACAGGTAGCTGTAGCTCCCGATACATACAGCTAACTACTCTTTACTCTCCAGCGAATGCCTGCTCGCCATTCATTCATTGCCTTCTCATTTCTACTGTCATCTCCTGTCTTGTTACTGCAAATCTGGGTGATTAAATCCCCTTTTTTTTCGCTGTGAATTGCGAGGCACTGAAATGGCCTTCGCTTCTGCACTCCAGCCCATATTTTGCTCTGGCAATGATACCGCAAAACCCATCAAGGACAAGCTAAAAGCTGGTGGTTCTGGTGGAGGAGGTGCTGTTGGAAACGTTGCGGTGGTGGTGAAAAAGGATTTTGAGTTTCTGAGGAAGGGATTTAGTAAAGGTGTGGAATGGGCTAATACTACTCTTCACCTTCCCAAGATTGCAAAATCAATTGATGACTTCATCTGGCTCCGTCATGTTGAAGACCCACGTGTTGTTTCTCCACTCAGGACTCCTTCTTGGCCTCAGCCTTATTATCCAGGTCTAGTTTTCTTAATTCCATACTGGTAGAGTGGTAATTGATTAATTCTGTGTTTTTTGGTTTAGCAATTTTGTTACTTTTGTCAAGTTGAATTTTAGTTATTAAACTTTTTATCTTTTACCAATGATCATCATTagcaaactctttttttttttgtttaaattgaTGATAATGAGATTGGCTAGGTAATTTATGAGAGCTTTTAATCTACATAAGCAGGTTCAAGTTTTAAGTTGTAACTTATCACAGTTCGCTCAGTGAAGTATTGAAAAGCATAAGAAATGTTAAATTTGACACTGAACCTTATGGTGTTAAAACTAACAATTAGCAGCATTATGGTTTTGAAGAATGTTcagtttgttgaattttataTTCTAGCAACTGGGTTTTCAATCAAGATTTATCAATTAGAAGCATTACTAAAGGATGAGAATCAGTTTAGTCGTCAAACATTTCTTTCTAAGGTATGGGTTTTGCCCTAGAATCAAATGCCACCTGTGTGCTTGGGCTTGTTGAGaaactctacatattttttatttctatttagGTGAGAGTTGTACATAGGCCATGTTTCAGgataaagttgattcttgaTGGGGGAAAATTGTCAACGAttgaatgaatttttcattcGACGGGGAGCATTTGAAAGAAATTAAGAGTCCCACGATTCACTTTTACCTGAAGTTTTTGACAAATAGCACTTCCCAGTTTAGGTCAGCGGACATCATATGGGAATGGAATGGACAGTAAACAAGTGGGATATCTAATTTGAAGCAGTGGGAGTACTCAGATGGCGCTTGTGTCCAATCCTGTTTAAGGTGCACTACGTTGTGGCTGCTGCTTGTAACCTTGCAACAAGCCATCCAAATGATGGAGCAACAGTTTGTAAAACTTTAATCAGCTAGAAGATGGCTAATGCTCAATGTTACAACTAGCAATTGTTGACGTGTGTTAAGACCTTTGGCTGACTGACTTTAGCTAATGTTAACCTGCCCTTTCATGATAACATTGAAAGGATCGTGTGGTTGATATGCATGTGAAAGTTAATATTGCTGAACTTGTTTCTTAGTTAATTGACTTTGGGCATTTGATATATCCCGACAGAGCTTTCTGGAATTGATTTACTTGTTGCTGATCTTCAAGCACTGGAGGCATATATTCGCTATTTCTACTATCTATCCAAGTTATGGACGAAGCCATTGCCCGAGTCATATGATTCTCAAGAAGTAGCTGACTATTTTAGGTTGAGGCCTCATGTAGTTGCCCTCCGTCTTCTGGAGGTACTTTACATGTCCTATTGAATTGTTTAGTTTTGATTTTTTGCTCTGTCACAGTTGCAAGTATTCTGATTTCAACCTAATTGTTTTGTTGAGGATGCCTGATGTGTCTCAGATTTTGTATTGGTTGCTTCTGACAACCATATGTAGTTGCCATAATAATCTTGAAAAATCTTGCATTGGAGCTTAAAATAATTCATTTCTTGAACActtgaattgtcttattgtctCCAGTTGGAGGACTCTTGACCTTAACTTTGAGATTACCCTGAAATAAGAATGCATGATCTCTTATTGCACTTTCCCATGTTTAAAATGGTGTGTATCTAATATTATACAACCTTTTGAAGGGAGAAGACAAATATATGGGTGCTCTATCACTTTCATAGTTGAAGCTGTCTAAATGCTGGAAATCAATGAAATGCAAATATTTTGACAACAGTCACTTAAGGACCTTGAATTCTTCAACTTTGTGAATGTTTCCTTGCAATCTGCTAGCATTTTGAGTTTCGTGATGGATGTTGAATGGTTTATCTTTCAGCATGAGAATCCCTGTTGAAAGATTTTCGAGCTGATCACTAAGGGTTTCATTATAATTGTACTACAAGCTATTTTGTTGAACTTCTTCCTCATCGCGTTGATATCTTATTTAAGGTGTTTGCTGCCTTTTCTTCTGCTGCAATAAGAATGCGAATCTCAGGGATCGGTTCTTCCAAAAGCAATGTTGCTGATAAGGATATATCCCAGTACAGTTTTGGAATATTGTTAAAGGAAACAATGCTAAATTTGGGCCCTACATTTATAAAAAGTAAGCATACCATTTACTCTGAGCCCACAAATTTGTTAATATAcgctttgttttttctttttgatttatgTGTTGACAACATAACTAAAAGATAAGCAAAGGTCAAAGGGCAACATAATCACAAGTTTATGTGTATAgctgctttcttttgtttactaGCATTCTTCTACAGAATCGTAAGTTTTGTAAATTTGTGTAAATAATTTAGTTGAGAGATGCAGAGCTCTTTACTttattcatttgcttgttttgcagTTGGTCAGTCCCTGTCCACAAGACCGGATATCATTGGGACTGAGATCTCCAAGGTTTCATGTTATTCTTTAAATTATAGAATCCATTTGTTAGAACCTATTTGAAATTCTCATATTTGATTTGTGTCTTCGTGTATGATTTGTTCTGAGGGCAGAAGTTtgaatgatatttatatgaagCACTCATATAAAACAGGATGCATAGCCTCCATGGTGGCAGGCTGTCATTcattgagtgtgtttggatagaagattatctagaaaaattctTTGGAATAACACTAGCACTtattgtgatgtgatgtatgtgagataaaaagacaGTTGGAAAAGTAAAAACATAATTGAAAAATGTCAATGTTTTGAAGATTTTATGAGCGTCTGTTTCATGTTTGACTTTTGGGTCGAAATCATGATTGCAGGCTTTGTCTGAGCTGCACGAGAATATCCCCTCTTTTCCCAAGGTTGTTGCTTTCAAGATCATTGAAGAAGAACTGGGTTCTCCTGTGGGAAAATTCTTTAGCTATATTTCAGAGGAACCAATTGCTGCAGCTTCATTTGGTCAGGTAGTTCATTTACTTATGAAAGTGATTGTTTTTAGTACTATCTGGAAATAGTAATTGGACATAGGCTTTCCTCTATTCTTATTCTTTGTCATTTTGTGTGTTTTTCTCATGTATTGGGTTTGACTTCCATTTTAGGTCTATAGAGCTAGGACTGTTGATGGTTTTGATGTTGCTGTGAAAGTCCAGCGCCCTAACCTACATCATGTGGTTGTTCGAGATATTTACATTCTTCGCCTCGGGGTTAGTTTAAATTCTGTTTGTGGAAAATACTTTATGAACTCAAGCAGTTTTGCCTAAATAATTTTTTAGACAATTGTCTCAGCTGGGGCTATTGAAAGAAATAGCAAAAAGGAAGAGTGACCCCAGGCTTTATGCTGATGAACTGGGAAAAGGCTTAGTTGGGGAGTTAGATTACACCTTGGAGGCTGCCAATGCAGAGAAATTTATGGTACAAATTTTCTTCTATGCTTATAAGCATTTTCTCCTTGCAGGATTCTTTTACAATGACTGTATACACTGTCCCAGTTGGATGCATGACACGTGCAAAATTTgggtttcaaatttaaatttagattATGTGTTATGCATCCAATGGTGAAAGTGTATATACTGTTagtgtatagaagattaattcaaagaaaaaaaaaaggaagcttAGACTTAGTTGATGGCTATTTAGTCAGCTGAAGTGTTTGGAATTTTCTCTGCACATTAGGCAATGCTTTAATTACTGTAATTGGCTAACAAATGATTTTCGCTTAAATCATTTTATGACCTTTTATCAacatattgaaatttgaaaatctccAAATTTGCTGCCACCATATTGTTCCAGAAACAGACTTGTGGCTGGCAGTCCCTTTTTACTTGTGAATGTCAAACTGACGGTGCAGGGATCATGATGAGATTAGCCTGGAAGTTGGCAGGTAGTATACTGCTGTTGCCAGACATCACTTCCTCTTTTGTGCTGTGGCACAATTATCCCTTCCTTCATCTCTATATATTTGTTTGGAACCAAGTAAACTTCTGTGAATCAGTCTTCATATTTTATCACTTCTTTTGGATACTCCTTTAAATATCATGATGGGTTGTGgaattatgcaaaatttgtTGAATAGAGTGGCCATTGCTCTCGTTGAATAGAGTGGCCATTACAGTTCGAACTTAGCCTGACATCTAAATCTTgtcaaaagaaagtaaaaagaGATAATGTCTGCCTCATGCTGGCAAAATAGTGTTGTATGAAACAAATTGACATacttgaagaaagaaaaatcatgtgtttttcttgtttctttgtgTGATGAGTCATTTGAAGAATCTGCTTTTTACCTACCAAAGGTTCAAAATCTTACAATCTAATTCCTTCTTGGTTACTGCAGGAAGCACATTCTCGGTATCCTTTTATATGTGTTCCAAAAATTTTCCGACATCTTAGCCGGAAAAAGATTCTGACCATGGAATGGATGGTTGGTGATAATCCACGCGATTTACTTTTCCTCTCTACCGAATCACTTGACCAGCACCCTGGATTAACAGAGAGGCGGCAAAATGAAGCAAAAAGACGTCTTCTTGACTTGGTATGCAATCTGCATTCTGGCTTGTATGCGTCAATGGATTATGAGTTATGTATTTGGCAGTCCACAAATTAATCATTCATTCTCAAAGCTGCTTGATCTTACACAACATAGCAAGAATAAAACTTACGTGTGTATACTAGAATTTATATATATCTGCTAGAGAATTAGGTATTGTAGAGGTAATCCAACCTTTTGCTGTTGAGCTTGTGATGACCTGTAATGGGAGAAAGGCGCAAACACTGTCGCTTTCTTGTGTTGGCCATATGCACTATTGTTAATGAAATATCTTGTTCTTAATACTGTGTTTATCATAGATTTTTGTGCTTTACCTATTTTAGGTTAATAAAGGAGTGGAAGCATCACTAATTCAACTCCTTGAGACTGGGTTATTGCATGCTGACCCCCACCCGGGCAACTTGCGCTACACATCATCTGGGCAAATTGGGTATGATTAATTGGCTATCTTGTTACTTAATTGAAGGAAGATCTGATTTACATATGGTTCTTCTTTGCTTCTGTTTTATGTTAGGTTTCTTGATTTTGGGTTGCTTTGCCAGATGGAAAAGAAACATCAATTTGCCATGCTTGCATCCATAGTGCATATAGTTTATGGAGATTGGGCATCTCTTGTGCAGGCACTAATTCAAATGGATGTTGTACGGCCAGGAACTAATGTTCTGCGTGTTACCATGGTAATATATGGTGTACAATAAGCAATAGCTGAtccatttattttctcttattCATGCTTTACATGAAATcctttaaatcattttccaatgaATTGGGCTTTATTTTCATCTTGTCCTTTTCTGCTTATTGCTCAAGTAATTTTCGTATGTGGATCTACTTTTTTGGTGGAAAAATGATTCAGGACTTGGAAGATGCCTTGGGAGAGGTAGAACTTAACCGTGGAATCCCCAACGTCAAGTTTAGTCGGGTGAGAACTGTAATATGGTGACTTATTCTTGGGGTgaccaaaatttgacaaaagattTCTGAACATGTTGAGTTTGTAACAGCACACTCTCAGTTTCTTTTGCAAACATATCCTTAGGAAGGATGAAGCTCTATCACTCTCTCTTACCCCTTTGAAACTTTATTTTTAGAATATAATAGACATTTGAAAAATGGAATCTAAATCTTGGTTGTTCTCTTCCATTTCTTCCATAACTGGTTGCTGACATTGACATTTGTGATCTAGGTTCTTGGTAAAATATGGTCTGTGGCACTGAAGTATCATTTTCGCATGCCACCATACTACACTCTGCTTCTGCGGTCTTTGGCTTCACTGGAAGGTAGACTACCATGTCATGTTTCTTTCGTCAACCCTTTGACTTTAGCAATGTCAACTTTACGGAATTCTGCTAACTTTTCCTTTAAAAACAATGACCTGTTGGAAAGCTTAATCTGAGGCTATTATGTAGAGTAATGTGCATGGTGTTTTATTATCCATCTGTCTCTTTATCTGTTTTTATTATTGCCCCTTTCACACATTCTCAATACAGCTTCACTTTTCAAAAAACTAGGACTAAGGGCCCTGCTTAACCAGTGCCACAAGGTTACTCATCAGACAAATTCTATCTGGAAATACCTGGTATAAAATTTTTGTTGGCCAAAATGTCGAAAAGGTTGGTACtatattttctggtagattgCCCATGGTATTGTAACACAGAACCAGAGTTATGTATCAAGTGGTTGGTTCTTTTCCTTATGGCCTTCATTTTTTGGGGTTGTGGAGTGTATTCAAAAAATGGATACTAGATAAGTGTCAGGAAGTCTCTGTCTAGGCACACATGACCTGGTTTGATTTGCTAGTAAATGAAATGACTGCTAGTGGTAGAATTGTCGATAAAGCATAGTTGGCCTCAAATGAACACATCCTTCTTTTTGTTTGCTGGATTTTAGATTCTTAAGTGCAAAGAAGTATTTCGATAGGATTGTTTTTCTATCTTTCTTTGCATATATACTTGTTATGGTTGTGATTTCAATTCTCATGTTTGTCATCCATAAACTGGAACTGCATTTGACAGCTTTCTACAAGCTGCTAATACTATATTATGAAAATTGCCTCTTTTTGAAACATGTATTTACCTTCCTTTTGGTCATATATTGCAGGATTGGCAGTTGCTGCAGATccaaattttaaaacatttgAGGCTGCATATCCCTATGTTGTCCGTAAACTTCTCACTGATAATTCAGCTTCCTCGGGGAGAATTCTGCACTCGGtacatatataaattataacacTGCCATCATTGTACTGGGTTTTCTGGTTGCACAAAATTGTCTTTCAAATATCTGCAGCTTATATTTATCATGTTTAAGCCCATTATCTGAGAGTTAGTTGTCGTGGAAAGTGAATTAAGGGGATGTCTTTGCTACTTGTGAATTCAGAGTGGGGGTTAAATGTACTTGCTACCTGCACTTCTTTTGTTATATAGATCTTCTAGTTAATTTGAACTGCAGCAAGTTTCCTTTAAATAAAACTTCCATTCTATCCTGCTTTATATCTTAGAGTTGGAAACTTCACTTATCGATGCACAATCATCCTCTGGAACCACTAGAAATTAGTGATATGTGACTGTAACTTTATCTGATGAACAGCCTGAAAAACGCACAGAGATCCCTGAAAACCTGGTTTTGCTACATCCTTGACCCTCGAACTTTCAGCTCTTTCGTAGCCCATGATATACCTATTCGGTCatgtaaactaagaaaaatggagagaaaaaatacttttcttctatttcactttggactacacaatatacaaatatatatatacacaagtggatactataatcatatgatactataatcatactattacctaattaatatatgatactataatcatatgatacctaattaatatataatactataatcaaatctttcctaatatttatattatcaaatctttccataatatcagatcacatatcttcaacactccccctcaagctggTGAATATAGATCTTCCATTCCCAGCTTGACAACACTTTCATGAAACATGTTGCTACACAGTCCCTTTGTCATCACATCTGCAAGTTGAAGTCCTGTCGGAACATATGGAGTACAAATCAGTCCACTTTCTAGCTTATCTTTAATAAAGTGCCTGTCTATCTCTATGTGCTTCGTCCGATCATGTTGCACTGGGTTGTGAGCTATACTTATAGCAGATTTGTTATCACAGTATAGCTTCATCGGTTTGCTCCATTGAATCCTCAAGTCTTCTAGGATAATTTTAACCCACAATAATTCACATACCCCTGCTGCCATAGCCCTGAACTCTGCTTCAGCACTTGACCTTGCTACCACACTTTGTTTCTTGCTTCTCCAGGATATTAAGTTTCCTCCAAGAAATGTACAATATCCTGAAGTTGATCGCCTGTCAACTGGAGACCCTGCAAAGTCTGCATCTGTGTAAACTGCCAGATCAATTTCAGGAccctttttgaataaaatttccttCCCTGGATGTGCCTTTAAGTAATGAAGCACTCGATAAACTGCTTGTAGATGAACTGCTCTAGGATCATGCATAAATTGACTAATAACACTGACTGAGTAAGCTATATCTGGCCTAGTATGTGCGAGATAAATGAGTTTCCCAACAAGTCTTTGGTACATCTCTCTGTCCACAGCTGTATCTCCATGAGTCTCACTTAATTTGTGATTCTGCTCAATGGGAGTTCCAACTGGTTTGCTTGCTGTCATGCCTGTTTCCTTGAGCAGGTCCATAACATACTTCTGTTGAGAAATAAA carries:
- the LOC140014455 gene encoding uncharacterized protein, with the translated sequence MAFASALQPIFCSGNDTAKPIKDKLKAGGSGGGGAVGNVAVVVKKDFEFLRKGFSKGVEWANTTLHLPKIAKSIDDFIWLRHVEDPRVVSPLRTPSWPQPYYPELSGIDLLVADLQALEAYIRYFYYLSKLWTKPLPESYDSQEVADYFRLRPHVVALRLLEVFAAFSSAAIRMRISGIGSSKSNVADKDISQYSFGILLKETMLNLGPTFIKIGQSLSTRPDIIGTEISKALSELHENIPSFPKVVAFKIIEEELGSPVGKFFSYISEEPIAAASFGQVYRARTVDGFDVAVKVQRPNLHHVVVRDIYILRLGLGLLKEIAKRKSDPRLYADELGKGLVGELDYTLEAANAEKFMEAHSRYPFICVPKIFRHLSRKKILTMEWMVGDNPRDLLFLSTESLDQHPGLTERRQNEAKRRLLDLVNKGVEASLIQLLETGLLHADPHPGNLRYTSSGQIGFLDFGLLCQMEKKHQFAMLASIVHIVYGDWASLVQALIQMDVVRPGTNVLRVTMDLEDALGEVELNRGIPNVKFSRVLGKIWSVALKYHFRMPPYYTLLLRSLASLEGLAVAADPNFKTFEAAYPYVVRKLLTDNSASSGRILHSVVFNRKKEFQWKKLALFLRVGAARKGLHLVAASKSETSCDPSSIGVSGELDVANLILRLLPSKDGYVLRRLLMTANGTSLVRAMVSKEANSMRQQFCRVIADILYQWISRVLGNGVQVVQFSPQVQLGRGASNIEIDSSSRITPMIDYQSLLRDRRIKIILFKILDSARKDPILMLRFYWTSFIMLVTASAMACHRVLVTLFEASLAHISLAPKRIAVGV